Proteins found in one Deltaproteobacteria bacterium IMCC39524 genomic segment:
- a CDS encoding MopE-related protein has product MKNLACNNTKQKLSTMIIGLTLLLMSVANISFAKDVTLAWDANQESDVAGYKVYYGTNPGTYTGAEAMEGPSPVEMGNGTSATFVGLDDTKTHYFTVTAFNFNGEESAYANEVNAPARSNEDSDGDGYVYSVDCDDYNAAINPGASEIPGNGIDENCNGMADDVVTTAPAGAIEAESGSLTAPMQIVADSAAAGGRYIQTTTFSAGSAVYNFNVPTAGQYKFVARTMALDGTSDSFFINVDGAGDVRWKVPGAYNVWSEGEVTTMELAAGAHTISFNGRETNTKLDYFYVVKVGDVTPTTDADQDGYDVNGDCNDNNPAINPGAQEITYNGVDENCNGMADDDDLDLDGYSFAQECNDQDASINPGATEIPGNGIDENCNGMDDDVVTNAPAGAIEAESGSLTAPMQIVADSAAAGGRYIQTTTFSAGSAVYNFNVPTAGQYKFVARTMALDGTSDSFFINVDGAGDVRWKVPGAYNVWSEGEVTTMELAAGAHTISFNGRETNTKLDYFYMVKVGDVTVLDADKDGYDVNSDCNDNNPEINPGAQEVTYNGVDENCNGMTDDDDLDMDGYSLAQECNDQDASINPDATEIPGNGIDENCNGMADDAAVDTVAPTITSINPADGTQLKGRWCTIQVEATDDVIVMKIEIYIDGTLALEEPGNIAQMPLDLKTISKGNHTISAKAYDQAGNVDTHTITVVK; this is encoded by the coding sequence ATGAAGAACTTGGCATGTAACAACACAAAACAGAAGCTATCGACAATGATCATTGGCCTCACCCTACTCCTTATGAGTGTTGCAAATATTTCATTTGCAAAAGATGTCACACTGGCCTGGGACGCAAATCAGGAGTCAGATGTAGCCGGGTATAAAGTTTACTACGGAACAAATCCAGGAACCTACACTGGGGCTGAAGCAATGGAAGGCCCCTCGCCAGTCGAAATGGGCAACGGAACCAGCGCAACCTTTGTGGGTCTTGACGACACCAAGACACATTATTTCACTGTAACCGCTTTTAACTTTAACGGAGAAGAGAGCGCATACGCAAACGAAGTCAACGCCCCAGCTCGGTCAAATGAAGATTCCGATGGGGACGGCTATGTTTATTCCGTTGACTGCGACGACTACAATGCTGCGATCAACCCGGGTGCGTCTGAAATCCCCGGCAATGGCATCGACGAGAACTGCAACGGCATGGCAGATGATGTTGTTACCACCGCCCCTGCAGGTGCCATAGAAGCGGAAAGCGGCTCCCTGACGGCACCGATGCAAATTGTTGCCGACAGTGCAGCGGCAGGCGGACGTTATATCCAGACAACCACCTTTAGCGCGGGCTCCGCGGTTTACAACTTCAATGTTCCCACGGCCGGTCAGTACAAGTTCGTCGCCAGGACCATGGCCCTCGACGGAACTTCGGACTCGTTCTTTATCAATGTTGATGGTGCGGGCGATGTTCGATGGAAAGTCCCCGGCGCATATAATGTCTGGAGCGAAGGCGAAGTGACCACGATGGAACTTGCCGCAGGCGCTCATACAATCAGCTTCAACGGCCGCGAGACGAATACCAAGCTCGACTATTTCTACGTGGTCAAAGTCGGTGATGTAACTCCCACGACCGATGCCGATCAAGACGGTTACGATGTTAACGGCGACTGCAACGACAATAATCCAGCAATCAACCCCGGCGCTCAGGAAATCACCTACAATGGTGTTGACGAGAACTGCAACGGCATGGCCGACGATGACGACCTGGACCTGGATGGCTACAGCTTTGCACAAGAGTGCAACGACCAGGATGCCAGCATCAACCCGGGTGCGACTGAAATCCCCGGCAATGGCATTGATGAAAACTGCAACGGTATGGACGATGATGTTGTCACCAACGCCCCTGCAGGTGCCATAGAAGCGGAAAGCGGCTCCCTGACGGCACCGATGCAAATTGTTGCCGACAGTGCAGCGGCAGGCGGACGTTATATCCAGACAACCACCTTTAGCGCGGGCTCCGCGGTTTACAACTTCAATGTTCCCACGGCCGGTCAGTACAAGTTCGTCGCCAGGACCATGGCCCTCGACGGAACTTCGGACTCGTTCTTTATCAATGTTGATGGTGCGGGCGATGTTCGATGGAAAGTCCCCGGCGCATATAATGTCTGGAGCGAAGGCGAAGTGACCACGATGGAACTTGCCGCAGGCGCTCATACAATCAGCTTCAACGGCCGCGAGACGAACACCAAGCTCGACTATTTCTACATGGTCAAAGTCGGTGATGTCACTGTGTTGGATGCCGACAAAGACGGTTACGACGTCAATAGCGACTGCAACGATAATAATCCAGAGATCAACCCCGGCGCTCAGGAAGTCACTTATAATGGTGTTGACGAGAACTGTAACGGCATGACCGACGATGACGACCTGGACATGGATGGCTACAGCCTTGCACAAGAGTGCAACGATCAGGATGCCAGCATCAACCCGGATGCGACTGAAATCCCCGGCAATGGCATCGACGAGAACTGCAACGGCATGGCCGATGATGCAGCGGTAGACACAGTTGCTCCAACGATTACCAGCATCAACCCTGCCGACGGCACCCAACTCAAGGGACGCTGGTGCACGATTCAAGTCGAGGCGACTGACGATGTAATTGTTATGAAGATTGAAATTTACATCGACGGAACACTTGCACTGGAAGAACCGGGGAATATTGCGCAAATGCCGCTGGACCTTAAAACAATATCTAAAGGAAACCACACCATCTCAGCGAAAGCTTACGATCAGGCCGGGAATGTGGATACGCATACCATTACTGTAGTAAAGTAA
- a CDS encoding sulfotransferase domain-containing protein, whose translation MKISAILDKQKRNKYFSIASKKAIYLLRQPRETIPVFVFGRQRSGTTMLMNAFHLHRDIEIFDENRNSRAFRNHRIRSFEVVEELVQQSRFTFVCFKPIADSHLATEFIARFPQGCFIWIYRDYRDVANSALKKFPHATRAIRIVCTGQTGGGWFQEGVSTESAEIVREIYSPHLSEFDLLCLAWWVRNRIFIEQKLYSVPNLILTKYEDIATKPNEFFNHLFEFSGLRPDSSIYRFIHPDSISKNVYPEITPAVRTLCEGLMTELNRFA comes from the coding sequence ATGAAGATCAGTGCGATTTTAGATAAACAGAAACGAAACAAGTATTTTTCAATAGCAAGTAAAAAAGCAATTTATCTGTTGAGACAGCCTCGTGAAACTATACCTGTTTTCGTATTTGGAAGACAACGGTCCGGCACGACCATGCTCATGAATGCATTTCATCTTCATCGAGATATTGAGATCTTTGATGAAAACCGCAACAGTCGGGCATTTCGAAACCATCGAATTCGGAGTTTCGAAGTTGTTGAAGAGTTGGTGCAACAGAGTCGGTTTACGTTTGTATGTTTCAAGCCGATAGCCGACAGTCATCTGGCTACGGAGTTCATTGCCCGGTTCCCCCAGGGATGTTTTATATGGATATACAGGGATTATCGGGATGTTGCAAACTCCGCCCTTAAAAAGTTTCCCCATGCGACCCGCGCCATTAGGATCGTCTGCACTGGCCAGACAGGGGGGGGATGGTTTCAGGAGGGCGTATCAACAGAGTCCGCCGAAATCGTGAGAGAGATCTACTCCCCCCACCTGTCTGAATTTGATCTTTTGTGCCTGGCCTGGTGGGTGCGTAACAGGATATTCATCGAACAGAAATTATACTCTGTTCCCAATCTCATTCTCACCAAATATGAGGATATCGCAACCAAACCCAATGAGTTCTTCAACCATCTGTTTGAATTTTCCGGTCTGAGGCCCGATTCAAGCATTTATCGATTTATTCACCCAGACTCCATTTCAAAAAACGTTTATCCAGAGATTACACCCGCCGTCAGAACCCTGTGCGAGGGCCTTATGACGGAACTCAACCGCTTTGCCTGA
- a CDS encoding glycosyltransferase codes for MKILFITDGFKAGGRQRQLLEFLKGLKAYPEISYKLVMLSDCNEYPELDDLAIDICVLKRHIKKDPTIFFRLFKICRAYRPDIVHSCESMCTFYAIPVVKLLGIKLINNIIRNAGSRAGPWFRRWTFPRITFPFSDIIISNSQAGINFFNPPRHKTYCVYNGFDFKRMKNLKDPAIIRQELGIESQYVIGMVASFTALKDQSALIKAAHHILRQRNNVTFLFVGDGEKRTACESEVDPVFVDRILFAGRRDDVESIVSVLTVGVLSTPREGISNSIMEYMAGGKPVVVTRGGGTEELVVDGETGYVLDPGDIGGMAKSITSLLENQTVAHRMGEAGRLRLEKNFGLDVMVQRQLEVHRICMQDHDFDKSAPN; via the coding sequence ATGAAAATTCTCTTTATCACAGACGGTTTCAAGGCTGGCGGCCGGCAACGTCAATTGCTAGAATTTTTGAAGGGACTGAAAGCATATCCTGAGATTTCTTACAAGCTTGTCATGTTGTCAGATTGTAATGAATATCCAGAATTGGACGATCTTGCTATCGATATTTGTGTGCTTAAGCGCCATATCAAGAAGGACCCAACTATATTTTTTCGTCTTTTCAAGATATGCAGAGCCTATCGCCCAGACATAGTCCACAGTTGCGAATCAATGTGCACCTTTTACGCGATTCCCGTTGTGAAGTTGTTGGGCATCAAGCTAATCAACAATATTATCCGAAACGCTGGGTCAAGAGCGGGACCCTGGTTCAGGCGCTGGACCTTCCCACGTATTACGTTTCCGTTTTCCGATATTATTATCAGTAATTCCCAGGCTGGAATAAACTTCTTTAATCCTCCTCGGCATAAAACATATTGTGTGTACAACGGATTTGATTTTAAGCGTATGAAGAATCTTAAAGACCCTGCCATAATTCGGCAAGAGCTCGGAATTGAATCGCAATACGTAATTGGAATGGTTGCATCATTTACAGCTCTCAAGGATCAGAGTGCTCTGATCAAGGCTGCCCACCATATTCTTAGACAACGAAACAATGTGACATTCCTGTTCGTTGGGGATGGTGAAAAAAGGACCGCGTGTGAGTCCGAAGTAGACCCTGTCTTTGTTGACCGGATACTGTTTGCAGGCCGACGTGATGATGTCGAATCAATTGTCAGTGTTCTGACTGTTGGAGTTCTCTCAACGCCCAGGGAAGGCATCTCCAACTCGATCATGGAATATATGGCTGGAGGGAAGCCAGTTGTGGTGACACGTGGAGGTGGAACAGAGGAACTGGTGGTAGATGGTGAAACTGGATATGTTTTAGATCCTGGTGACATAGGCGGGATGGCGAAAAGTATTACCTCGTTGCTCGAAAATCAAACGGTGGCTCACCGAATGGGTGAGGCTGGTCGTTTGAGGCTGGAGAAGAATTTTGGGTTGGATGTCATGGTACAGCGGCAACTTGAGGTCCATCGAATATGTATGCAAGATCATGATTTCGACAAATCCGCTCCAAATTGA
- a CDS encoding oligosaccharide flippase family protein, with protein sequence MFSSYSVVRRLIESNFIRSVATMLTGNVAAQFIGLLAAPVITRLYSPEQFGIMVFIQAVAGAFSVIACFRYRSAIVLPKEDSEGYNLFILSMFTVIITSSLLMLFILLFIDPIANITGFQGYKNYLLFIPLVVACSSVKDVLVYFHTRLKKFRIIAISTFLVPFVTASTKIIAALLFTASAFWLIVGNALGSIAAAMFLVYFIVGLFPEIKNNVNLANMKIVARNYRRFPQYNMPTNFVNNISQSLPVFLLTFFYSNEVVGFYGLASLILKRPVSLMSQSLGKVFLQKSSEIQNQGGDLYISLKKTTLGLVAIGFLPFFLLTLGGKWIFGYIFGINWAEAGLYAQVLAPWLFIALINRPSNQIYIVKQKLRFLMYFNYLLIIVRLFSLYLGYLIFHDALYTVLLFSISGVVMNLYFIFNAFVITRKGN encoded by the coding sequence ATGTTTTCTAGTTATTCTGTCGTTAGGCGATTGATTGAAAGCAACTTTATCAGGAGTGTAGCCACTATGCTTACTGGAAATGTTGCTGCACAATTTATTGGTTTACTTGCTGCTCCTGTTATTACAAGACTTTATTCTCCAGAACAATTTGGAATAATGGTTTTTATCCAAGCTGTTGCAGGAGCCTTTTCCGTTATTGCGTGTTTTCGTTATCGTAGTGCGATTGTACTGCCTAAAGAGGATAGTGAGGGATACAATTTATTCATACTGTCAATGTTTACAGTTATTATTACGTCGTCACTTCTTATGCTTTTTATTCTGCTATTTATTGATCCAATTGCAAATATTACTGGCTTCCAAGGATACAAAAATTACTTACTATTTATCCCATTAGTAGTGGCTTGTTCAAGTGTTAAAGATGTTCTTGTTTACTTTCATACAAGACTGAAAAAATTTAGAATAATCGCTATTTCAACCTTTCTTGTTCCTTTTGTAACAGCATCCACCAAAATTATCGCAGCTCTTTTATTTACAGCATCAGCTTTCTGGCTTATTGTTGGAAATGCTTTAGGTTCTATTGCCGCTGCGATGTTTCTTGTTTATTTTATTGTTGGTCTTTTCCCAGAAATTAAAAATAATGTAAATCTAGCAAATATGAAAATTGTAGCAAGGAATTACCGCAGGTTTCCCCAATATAATATGCCAACAAATTTCGTTAATAACATTTCTCAATCGTTACCTGTTTTTTTACTGACCTTTTTTTATTCAAATGAAGTCGTGGGATTTTATGGGCTTGCAAGCCTAATTTTAAAAAGGCCTGTAAGTTTGATGTCACAATCTCTTGGTAAAGTTTTTTTACAAAAATCTTCTGAAATACAAAATCAGGGTGGAGACTTATATATCAGTCTTAAAAAAACCACTCTTGGACTCGTTGCAATAGGATTTTTGCCGTTTTTTCTTTTGACTTTGGGTGGGAAGTGGATATTTGGATATATTTTCGGAATAAATTGGGCAGAGGCGGGATTGTATGCTCAGGTCTTGGCTCCTTGGTTATTTATAGCGCTAATTAATCGGCCATCAAATCAAATTTATATAGTTAAGCAAAAGCTCAGATTTTTAATGTATTTTAATTATCTTCTTATTATTGTTAGGTTGTTCTCGCTTTATTTAGGTTATTTAATTTTTCATGATGCCCTATATACAGTCTTGTTATTCTCAATATCGGGTGTTGTTATGAATTTATATTTCATTTTTAATGCATTTGTTATCACTAGGAAAGGTAATTAA